One Ricinus communis isolate WT05 ecotype wild-type chromosome 1, ASM1957865v1, whole genome shotgun sequence DNA window includes the following coding sequences:
- the LOC8258232 gene encoding uncharacterized protein LOC8258232 isoform X2, with translation MGIRDYISSTANAVNENAIKPVKTFCSTSYSHGHAAVTMIGKTSYSYGSAAASKIASAIRVNAVEKVSQQLQDEDAQSKMRQFASNIATNAAGFVFREALKTLPGGWLLLELVSQSMPENKKSQNHKKKVVNALRSESENNEDKMHELDTEENLESNKHAACKTQAPSIRKQILHSKM, from the exons AAATGCAGTGAATGAAAATGCCATTAAACCTGTTAAAACCTTCTGCTCCACCTCTTATTCTCACGGCCATGCAGCTGTTACCATGATAGGCAAGACCTCTTATTCTTACGGTTCCGCTGCTGCTTCCAAGATCGCCAGCGCCATCAGAGTCAACGCTGTTGAAAAGGTGAGCCAACAATTACAGGACGAAGATGCCCAATCCAAAATGCGCCAATTTGCCTCCAACATTGCCACCAACGCTGCCGGATTCGTGTTCCGCGAGGCTCTTAAAACTTTACCtg GTGGATGGCTATTGCTTGAGCTTGTGTCACAATCTATGCCTGAAAACAAGAAATCGcagaatcataaaaagaaagtagTGAATGCATTAAGATCTGAATCAGAGAATAATGAAGATAAAATGCATGAGCTGGATACAGAAGAAAACTTAGAATCTAACAAGCATGCAGCCTGTAAAACCCAAGCTCCATCAATCAGGAAACAAATTCTGCATTCCAAGATGTGA
- the LOC8258232 gene encoding uncharacterized protein LOC8258232 isoform X1, translated as MGIRDYISSTANAVNENAIKPVKTFCSTSYSHGHAAVTMIGKTSYSYGSAAASKIASAIRVNAVEKVSQQLQDEDAQSKMRQFASNIATNAAGFVFREALKTLPGGGPIVEIVSRSLPDKKNLQNHKKEEAEALKSKLVDHEEKIKELQAVIHKMRKEQSNSKQVLNQAEVHELDDVELEFRKLEAYKNQAAAVRFLRTIHLHSDENKQPVDQLRTMLMKGLISNHILHDINSTKKCHESDA; from the exons AAATGCAGTGAATGAAAATGCCATTAAACCTGTTAAAACCTTCTGCTCCACCTCTTATTCTCACGGCCATGCAGCTGTTACCATGATAGGCAAGACCTCTTATTCTTACGGTTCCGCTGCTGCTTCCAAGATCGCCAGCGCCATCAGAGTCAACGCTGTTGAAAAGGTGAGCCAACAATTACAGGACGAAGATGCCCAATCCAAAATGCGCCAATTTGCCTCCAACATTGCCACCAACGCTGCCGGATTCGTGTTCCGCGAGGCTCTTAAAACTTTACCtg GTGGAGGACCAATTGTTGAGATTGTGTCACGCTCCTTGCctgataaaaagaatttgcagaatcataaaaaggaagaagcagaggcattaaaatctaaattggtcgatcatgaagaaaagataaaggaaTTGCAAGCTGTGATAcacaaaatgagaaaagaacaaagCAATTCTAAACAAGTGCTTAATCAGGCAGAGGTGCATGAGCTGGATGATGtggaattagaatttagaaaactcgAAGCCTATAAAAACCAAGCAGCAGCCGTCAGATTTCTTAGGACAATTCATCTGCATTCAGATGAGAATAAACAACCAGTGGATCAGTTGCGAACAATGTTAATGAAGGGGCTCATTAGTAATCATATCCTGCATGATATTAACAGCACCAAAAAATGCCACGAGTCGGATGCATGA